A portion of the Brevundimonas pondensis genome contains these proteins:
- the tolQ gene encoding protein TolQ, with the protein MTAPVDASLLNPIELFMTADWVVKTVMIGLAAAASVWSWTIIIDKAVRFARMNARATEFEKQVESGRSLEDVAAQAGAQPVDPLPRMLVLTLQDWREVRARGAMTDTQGNMLIARIDRALDSVIARESQKIENGLGVLSVVATASPFIGLFGTVWGIMNAFDSIRVAGNTNLTTVAPAIAEALFATAIGLAAAIPAYIAFNAFSVSAGKFTGRLEAFADDLQSAIARRLGAPRPRRRRPRRRLLT; encoded by the coding sequence ATGACCGCCCCAGTCGACGCCTCGCTGCTGAATCCCATCGAGCTGTTCATGACCGCCGACTGGGTGGTGAAGACGGTGATGATCGGCCTGGCCGCCGCGGCCTCGGTCTGGTCGTGGACCATCATCATCGACAAGGCCGTGCGCTTCGCCCGCATGAACGCCCGCGCCACCGAGTTCGAGAAGCAGGTCGAGAGCGGCCGTTCGCTGGAAGACGTGGCCGCCCAGGCCGGGGCGCAGCCGGTCGATCCCCTGCCGCGCATGCTGGTGCTGACGTTGCAGGACTGGCGCGAGGTCCGGGCGCGCGGGGCCATGACGGACACGCAGGGCAACATGCTGATCGCCCGCATCGACCGTGCGCTGGATTCGGTCATCGCCCGCGAGAGCCAGAAGATCGAGAATGGTCTGGGCGTGCTGTCGGTGGTGGCCACCGCCTCGCCCTTCATCGGCCTGTTCGGCACGGTCTGGGGCATCATGAACGCCTTCGACAGCATCCGCGTGGCGGGCAACACCAATCTGACGACCGTGGCGCCGGCCATCGCCGAGGCCCTGTTCGCCACGGCCATCGGTCTGGCCGCGGCCATTCCGGCCTATATCGCCTTCAACGCCTTCTCGGTGTCGGCGGGCAAGTTCACGGGGCGTCTGGAAGCCTTTGCGGACGACCTGCAGTCGGCCATCGCCCGTCGTCTGGGCGCGCCCCGGCCCCGCCGCCGCCGCCCCCGCCGCCGTCTGCTGACCTGA
- the ybgC gene encoding tol-pal system-associated acyl-CoA thioesterase → MTDQPTAGRFDGQDHLLPVRVYYEDTDFTGLVYHANYVRYFERGRSDFLRLAGVGHVELLEQDEPLAFVVSDLAIKYVKPARIDDALVVRTRYEAIKGPRLIIRQMVERDGEVLCRADVVAVCIHLDGRPRRPTKRLVELITPWLSGRAPDPPFSLKGRRKNAQASQ, encoded by the coding sequence ATGACCGACCAACCGACCGCCGGCCGTTTCGACGGGCAGGACCACCTGCTGCCGGTGCGGGTCTATTACGAGGACACCGACTTCACCGGTCTGGTCTATCACGCCAACTATGTGCGCTATTTCGAGCGCGGGCGGTCGGACTTCCTGCGGCTGGCGGGGGTGGGCCATGTCGAACTGCTGGAGCAGGACGAGCCGCTGGCCTTCGTCGTGTCGGACCTGGCGATCAAGTATGTGAAGCCGGCGCGGATCGACGACGCCCTGGTCGTGCGGACCCGCTATGAGGCGATCAAGGGGCCGCGCCTGATCATCCGCCAGATGGTCGAGCGCGACGGCGAGGTGCTGTGCCGGGCCGATGTGGTCGCGGTCTGCATCCATCTGGACGGGCGGCCGCGACGCCCGACGAAGCGGTTGGTGGAGTTGATCACGCCCTGGCTGTCGGGGAGGGCGCCTGATCCTCCCTTTTCCCTCAAGGGGAGAAGGAAGAATGCTCAAGCCTCGCAATAA
- the ruvC gene encoding crossover junction endodeoxyribonuclease RuvC translates to MTNVSTRILGLDPGLRRTGWGVIESEGSRLRWIAHGVVTPAEKAPFPERLLHLLEEVGSICAAYSCDEAAIEEVFVNMNGASTLKLGHARAAVMLAPARAGLSVAEYAPSLVKKAVVGAGQADKSQVAFMIKRLLPAAGDVKADAADALAVAITHAHHRRSLSLGASLRGAA, encoded by the coding sequence ATGACGAACGTATCGACTCGAATCCTGGGGCTGGACCCCGGTTTGCGCCGCACCGGATGGGGCGTGATCGAAAGCGAGGGCAGCCGCCTGCGCTGGATCGCGCACGGGGTGGTGACGCCCGCCGAAAAGGCGCCCTTCCCGGAGCGGCTGCTGCATCTGCTGGAAGAGGTCGGGTCGATCTGCGCGGCGTATAGTTGTGACGAGGCGGCGATCGAGGAGGTCTTCGTCAACATGAACGGGGCCTCGACGCTGAAGCTGGGCCATGCGCGGGCGGCGGTCATGCTGGCGCCGGCAAGAGCGGGGCTGAGCGTGGCGGAATACGCCCCCAGCCTGGTCAAGAAGGCGGTGGTCGGGGCGGGTCAGGCGGACAAGAGCCAGGTGGCCTTCATGATCAAGCGGCTGCTGCCGGCGGCCGGGGATGTGAAGGCGGACGCGGCGGATGCGCTGGCGGTGGCCATCACCCATGCGCACCATCGGCGGTCCTTGAGTTTGGGTGCCAGTTTGAGGGGCGCGGCATGA
- a CDS encoding MarR family winged helix-turn-helix transcriptional regulator: MRRASRTLSRLYDEALTDVGLNINQFAVLRTLARLGPSRLVDLAEATLHEKSALWRTLQPLIRQGWVTAEATPGARGQTLSLTPAGVQKLADALPHWTTAQTRVAALLGPREAALIDLLSELEINA; encoded by the coding sequence GTGCGGCGCGCCTCGCGCACCCTGTCGCGTCTCTATGACGAGGCGCTGACGGACGTCGGCTTGAACATCAACCAGTTCGCGGTGCTGCGGACCCTCGCCCGCCTCGGCCCTTCCCGGCTGGTCGATCTGGCCGAGGCCACCCTGCATGAGAAGAGCGCCCTGTGGCGCACCCTGCAGCCGCTGATCCGTCAAGGTTGGGTCACGGCCGAGGCCACGCCCGGCGCACGCGGCCAGACCCTCAGCCTGACCCCTGCGGGCGTGCAGAAGCTGGCCGACGCCCTGCCGCACTGGACCACGGCCCAGACCCGCGTCGCCGCCCTGCTCGGCCCGCGTGAAGCGGCCCTGATCGACCTGTTGAGTGAGTTGGAAATCAATGCCTGA